A window of the Kineosporia sp. NBRC 101731 genome harbors these coding sequences:
- the sucB gene encoding 2-oxoglutarate dehydrogenase, E2 component, dihydrolipoamide succinyltransferase → MSDSVQMPALGESVTEGTVTRWLKQVGERVEVDEPLLEVSTDKVDTEIPSPFAGVIEQILVSEDETVEIGAQLAVIGDGSASASEPAQETPAAAPAQPQAAPQQQAAPQAPAAPEAPASGGDEGTTVSMPALGESVTEGTVTRWLKQVGESVEVDEPLLEVSTDKVDTEIPSPVGGTVQKILVNEDETVEVGAALAVIGSGAPAAPAAPAQPAAAPAPAPTPAPAPAAAPAPAAAPAPAPAPAPAAAPAPAAAPAPAAAPAASNGASQDGPGYVTPLVRRMAAEQGVDLSAITGTGVGGRIRKQDVIDAAKAKETSRPAAPEAAPAPAAVASQAAPAKPKPIQVSELRGTTEKMSRLRKVLAKRMVESLQTSAQLTSVVEVDVTRIARLRDRAKGPFLAREGVKLSFMPFFALAAIEALKQHPKLNASIDGENVVYHAQENLAIAVDAERGLTAPVIQNAGDLNIAGLARKIVDVAERTRTNKLSMDDLAGGTFTLTNTGSRGALFDTPILFPPQTGILGTGVVVKRPVVVKDSDGAESIGIRSIVYLALSYDHRLVDGADAARFLGTMKARLEEGAFEGDLGL, encoded by the coding sequence ATGTCGGACTCCGTGCAGATGCCCGCGCTGGGTGAAAGCGTCACCGAAGGCACCGTGACCCGGTGGCTGAAGCAGGTGGGTGAGCGGGTCGAGGTCGACGAGCCCCTGCTGGAGGTCTCGACCGACAAGGTCGACACCGAGATCCCCTCGCCGTTCGCGGGTGTGATCGAGCAGATCCTGGTCTCGGAAGACGAGACCGTGGAGATCGGCGCTCAGCTCGCCGTCATCGGTGACGGCTCCGCCTCGGCCTCCGAGCCGGCCCAGGAAACCCCTGCCGCCGCCCCGGCCCAGCCTCAGGCCGCACCCCAGCAGCAGGCCGCACCCCAGGCCCCGGCCGCTCCGGAGGCTCCTGCCTCTGGCGGCGACGAGGGCACCACCGTCTCGATGCCCGCGCTGGGCGAGAGCGTCACCGAGGGCACCGTCACCCGGTGGCTGAAGCAGGTCGGCGAGTCGGTCGAGGTCGACGAGCCGCTGCTCGAGGTCTCGACCGACAAGGTCGACACCGAGATCCCCTCGCCCGTCGGCGGCACCGTGCAGAAGATCTTGGTGAACGAGGACGAGACGGTCGAGGTCGGTGCTGCTCTGGCGGTCATCGGCTCCGGCGCCCCGGCTGCACCCGCTGCCCCGGCCCAGCCCGCTGCCGCTCCGGCACCGGCGCCCACCCCGGCTCCGGCTCCGGCCGCTGCTCCGGCTCCGGCCGCTGCTCCAGCGCCCGCGCCGGCTCCCGCCCCGGCCGCTGCTCCCGCCCCGGCCGCTGCTCCCGCCCCGGCCGCTGCTCCGGCCGCGTCCAACGGCGCGTCGCAGGACGGCCCGGGTTACGTCACCCCGCTGGTGCGCCGCATGGCCGCCGAGCAGGGTGTGGACCTCTCCGCCATCACCGGTACCGGTGTCGGCGGGCGGATCCGCAAGCAGGACGTGATCGACGCCGCGAAGGCCAAGGAGACCAGCCGGCCGGCTGCCCCCGAGGCGGCCCCGGCCCCCGCGGCGGTTGCTTCCCAGGCCGCGCCGGCCAAGCCGAAGCCGATCCAGGTCTCGGAACTGCGGGGCACCACCGAGAAGATGTCGCGTCTTCGCAAGGTGCTCGCCAAGCGCATGGTCGAGTCGCTGCAGACCTCCGCCCAGCTGACCAGCGTGGTCGAGGTCGACGTCACCCGGATCGCGCGCCTGCGTGACCGGGCCAAGGGCCCGTTCCTGGCCCGCGAGGGTGTGAAGCTCTCGTTCATGCCGTTCTTCGCCCTGGCCGCGATCGAGGCGCTGAAGCAGCACCCGAAGCTCAACGCCAGCATCGACGGCGAGAACGTGGTCTACCACGCTCAGGAGAACCTGGCGATCGCCGTGGACGCCGAGCGGGGCCTGACCGCGCCGGTCATCCAGAACGCCGGTGACCTCAACATCGCCGGGCTGGCCCGCAAGATCGTCGATGTCGCCGAGCGCACGCGCACCAACAAGCTCAGCATGGACGACCTGGCCGGCGGTACGTTCACGCTGACGAACACCGGCAGCCGCGGCGCCCTGTTCGACACACCGATCCTGTTCCCGCCGCAGACCGGCATCCTCGGCACCGGTGTCGTGGTCAAGCGCCCGGTCGTGGTGAAGGACTCCGACGGTGCGGAGAGCATCGGCATCCGCTCGATCGTCTACCTGGCGCTGTCGTACGACCACCGCCTGGTCGACGGCGCCGACGCCGCCCGGTTCCTCGGCACCATGAAGGCCCGGCTCGAGGAAGGCGCTTTCGAGGGCGACCTCGGCCTCTGA
- the lpdA gene encoding dihydrolipoyl dehydrogenase, giving the protein MSESGPGQVHDVVILGGGSGGYAAALRASQLGLDVVLIEKDKVGGTCLHRGCIPTKALLHAAEVADSARESERFGVKANFEAIDMPGVNKYKDGVIGRLYKGLQGLVSAAKVTYVEGEGRLVAPGTVEVAGTRYQGRNVVLATGSYSRSLPGLDIGGRIVTSDQALNLDSVPQSVIVLGGGVIGVEFASVWRSFGAEVTIVEALPRLVPAEDPAASKALERAFRKRGIAFRTGIRFSGAQQDDEGVTVSLESGDTLRADLLLVAVGRGPNADGFGYQEAGVNMDRGFVLTDERLRTNVEGIFAVGDIVPGLQLAHRGFAQGIFVAEEIAGLGPAPLVESGIPRVTYCDPEVASVGLTEAQARERHGDDHVQTYEYNLAGNGKSQILATAGFVKLVRQKDGPVLGVHMVGARVGELIGESQLIVNWEAFPEEVAQLVHAHPTQNEALGEAHLALAGKPLHAHA; this is encoded by the coding sequence GTGTCCGAATCCGGCCCCGGCCAGGTCCACGACGTTGTGATCCTCGGAGGCGGCAGCGGCGGTTATGCCGCGGCACTACGGGCTTCCCAGCTGGGCCTCGACGTCGTGCTGATCGAGAAGGACAAGGTCGGCGGCACCTGCCTGCACCGCGGGTGCATCCCGACCAAGGCTCTGCTGCACGCGGCCGAGGTCGCCGACTCGGCCCGCGAGAGCGAGCGCTTCGGGGTCAAGGCGAACTTCGAGGCGATCGACATGCCCGGCGTGAACAAGTACAAGGACGGCGTCATCGGCCGCTTGTACAAGGGTCTGCAGGGTCTGGTCTCCGCCGCGAAGGTGACCTACGTGGAGGGCGAGGGCCGGCTGGTCGCGCCCGGCACGGTCGAGGTCGCGGGCACCCGCTACCAGGGCCGCAACGTCGTCCTGGCGACCGGTTCGTACTCCCGTTCGCTGCCCGGCCTGGACATCGGCGGCCGGATCGTCACCAGTGACCAGGCCCTGAACCTCGACTCCGTCCCGCAGAGCGTCATCGTGCTCGGCGGCGGCGTCATCGGGGTCGAGTTCGCCAGTGTGTGGCGATCGTTCGGCGCCGAGGTGACGATCGTCGAGGCGCTGCCGAGGCTCGTGCCCGCGGAAGACCCGGCCGCGTCGAAGGCCCTCGAGCGGGCCTTCCGCAAGCGTGGCATAGCGTTCAGGACAGGGATCCGGTTCTCCGGGGCCCAGCAGGACGACGAGGGAGTCACCGTCTCGCTGGAGTCCGGTGACACCCTGCGGGCGGATCTGTTGCTGGTCGCGGTCGGGCGGGGCCCGAACGCGGACGGTTTCGGTTACCAGGAGGCGGGGGTGAACATGGACCGGGGCTTCGTGCTCACCGACGAGCGACTACGCACGAACGTGGAGGGAATCTTCGCGGTCGGCGACATCGTCCCGGGGCTCCAGCTCGCCCATCGCGGTTTCGCCCAGGGCATCTTCGTCGCCGAGGAGATCGCCGGGCTGGGCCCGGCCCCCCTGGTCGAGTCGGGCATCCCCCGGGTCACGTACTGCGACCCGGAGGTCGCTTCGGTCGGACTGACCGAGGCACAGGCGCGCGAGCGTCACGGCGACGACCACGTGCAGACCTACGAGTACAACCTGGCGGGCAACGGCAAGAGCCAGATCCTGGCCACCGCCGGCTTCGTCAAGCTGGTCCGCCAGAAGGACGGCCCGGTACTGGGTGTACACATGGTCGGCGCACGGGTCGGGGAACTCATCGGAGAGAGCCAGCTGATCGTCAACTGGGAGGCTTTCCCGGAAGAGGTCGCCCAGCTGGTGCACGCCCACCCCACCCAGAACGAGGCTCTGGGCGAGGCGCACCTCGCACTCGCCGGGAAGCCGCTCCACGCTCACGCCTGA
- a CDS encoding leucyl aminopeptidase, whose protein sequence is MPTLSVTAKEAVSQSADALVIGVGTNKAGAVLAGAPAFPAPVRTALTQAVKAVGATGAKGTLHRIPPVAGVSAKSVVLVGLGAPAEIDHETLRRAAGAATRELAGLAKVVFGLPTTTGEDVTAVAEGALFGAYTYNRYRTGDSVKTPVGTIVVSAPAAANTAARAGIRRAKVLADAVHGTRDLINAAPIDLFPAQFADDAQRVVKDLPVTVTVLDEKKLLKGGYGGLIGVGQGSSRPPRLVKLEYKPTGATTHVALVGKGITFDSGGISIKPAASMDDMKSDMSGAAAVLHAVAAIAELRLPVHVTGWLALAENMPSGTAQRPSDVITIRGGRTVEVLNTDAEGRLVLADAIVAAGETNPDVIVDIATLTGAQLVALGSRTSAIMSNDDDLRNLVHTVSGEAGEAFWPMPLPQELRPSMDSRVADIANIGERFGGMMVAGLFLKEFVPSTDDGAQTPWAHLDIAGPAYNTGSAYGYTPAGGTGHGVRTMVALCESLATTPLH, encoded by the coding sequence TTGCCCACGCTCAGTGTCACCGCCAAGGAAGCTGTCAGTCAGTCCGCCGATGCCCTCGTCATCGGGGTCGGCACCAACAAGGCCGGTGCAGTGCTCGCCGGGGCGCCGGCCTTCCCCGCACCGGTGCGCACAGCTCTGACCCAGGCGGTCAAGGCCGTGGGCGCCACCGGCGCCAAGGGCACGCTGCACCGCATCCCGCCCGTGGCCGGGGTGTCCGCCAAGTCGGTGGTCCTCGTCGGCCTCGGCGCACCCGCCGAGATCGACCACGAGACCCTGCGCCGCGCCGCCGGTGCCGCCACCCGCGAGCTCGCGGGCCTGGCCAAGGTCGTGTTCGGCCTGCCCACCACCACCGGTGAAGACGTCACGGCGGTCGCCGAGGGCGCCCTGTTCGGCGCCTACACGTACAACCGTTACCGCACCGGCGACTCGGTCAAGACGCCGGTCGGCACGATCGTCGTGTCCGCCCCGGCCGCCGCGAACACCGCCGCCCGGGCCGGTATCCGCCGCGCCAAGGTCCTCGCCGACGCCGTCCACGGCACCCGCGACCTGATCAACGCGGCGCCGATCGACCTGTTCCCGGCCCAGTTCGCCGACGATGCCCAGCGCGTGGTCAAGGACCTGCCGGTCACCGTCACCGTGCTCGATGAGAAGAAGCTGCTCAAGGGCGGTTACGGCGGCCTGATCGGGGTCGGCCAGGGCTCGTCGCGCCCGCCGCGCCTGGTGAAGCTCGAGTACAAGCCGACCGGGGCCACCACCCACGTCGCGCTCGTCGGCAAGGGCATCACGTTCGACTCCGGCGGCATCTCGATCAAGCCCGCCGCGAGCATGGACGACATGAAGAGCGACATGTCGGGTGCGGCCGCGGTGCTGCACGCGGTCGCCGCGATCGCCGAGCTCCGCCTGCCCGTGCACGTCACCGGCTGGCTCGCGCTCGCCGAGAACATGCCCTCCGGCACCGCCCAGCGTCCCTCCGACGTGATCACGATCCGCGGTGGCCGCACGGTGGAGGTGCTCAACACCGACGCCGAGGGCCGGCTCGTGCTCGCCGACGCGATCGTCGCCGCCGGCGAGACGAACCCCGACGTGATCGTCGACATCGCCACCCTCACCGGTGCGCAGCTCGTGGCGCTCGGCAGCCGCACGTCCGCGATCATGTCCAACGACGACGACCTGCGGAATCTGGTGCACACCGTGTCCGGAGAGGCCGGTGAGGCCTTCTGGCCGATGCCGTTGCCGCAGGAACTGCGCCCCAGCATGGACTCCCGGGTCGCCGACATCGCGAACATCGGCGAGCGGTTCGGCGGCATGATGGTCGCCGGGCTGTTCCTGAAGGAGTTCGTGCCGTCCACGGACGACGGCGCGCAGACCCCGTGGGCTCACCTGGACATCGCCGGCCCGGCGTACAACACGGGTTCCGCCTACGGCTACACGCCGGCCGGTGGCACCGGGCACGGCGTGCGCACGATGGTGGCGCTGTGCGAGTCGCTGGCGACCACGCCGCTGCACTGA
- a CDS encoding adenosylcobinamide-GDP ribazoletransferase: MPTSRAETDSPGGVLVDALRLAFGTLTAFPVPPPTTVAPPVPGRAMAFAPLAGIVPGLAGWLVAFAAIRLGITSLVVAVLVVGVFALSTRALHLDGLADTADGFTASYDRDKALTVMRRGDSGPAGVVMVVIVLMLQVTALNQVLVTASLTVPDSWRGELAATFAVVTVAMTARVAIPVICRSGVPPARPEGLGAMVAGSVPNPLLVACLIVTALVAALSGWAAGLIWWTGPVAVVATVVAAQVLVRRSTRRLGGITGDIIGAGVEIGTAVAALALIVSTHAS; the protein is encoded by the coding sequence GTGCCCACGTCGCGCGCTGAGACGGACTCTCCCGGGGGAGTCCTGGTCGATGCCCTCAGGCTCGCGTTCGGGACCCTGACGGCCTTCCCGGTCCCCCCACCGACCACCGTCGCCCCACCCGTACCGGGCCGGGCCATGGCGTTCGCCCCGCTCGCCGGGATCGTCCCGGGGCTGGCCGGCTGGCTGGTGGCGTTCGCCGCGATCCGGCTGGGCATCACCTCGCTGGTGGTGGCCGTGCTGGTGGTGGGAGTCTTCGCACTGAGCACGCGGGCGCTGCACCTGGACGGGCTGGCCGACACCGCCGACGGGTTCACCGCCAGCTACGACCGGGACAAGGCGCTGACCGTGATGCGACGGGGCGACAGCGGACCGGCCGGCGTGGTGATGGTCGTCATCGTGCTGATGCTGCAGGTCACCGCCCTGAACCAGGTCCTGGTGACCGCGAGCCTCACGGTGCCGGACAGCTGGCGCGGCGAGCTGGCGGCCACGTTCGCCGTGGTGACCGTGGCGATGACGGCCCGCGTCGCGATCCCGGTGATCTGCCGATCGGGTGTTCCCCCGGCCCGCCCGGAGGGTCTGGGAGCCATGGTCGCCGGGTCCGTGCCGAACCCGCTGCTGGTGGCCTGCCTGATCGTGACCGCCCTGGTCGCCGCCCTGTCCGGGTGGGCCGCCGGGCTGATCTGGTGGACCGGGCCGGTGGCCGTGGTGGCGACCGTCGTCGCAGCTCAGGTACTGGTGCGGCGATCGACGAGGCGTCTGGGCGGCATCACCGGCGACATCATCGGCGCGGGGGTCGAGATCGGCACGGCGGTGGCTGCGCTGGCCCTGATCGTGTCCACCCACGCGAGCTGA
- a CDS encoding nicotinate-nucleotide--dimethylbenzimidazole phosphoribosyltransferase yields the protein MQVDELNRIAALVTTPDGSSGGMRARPRNGVPSPGGDRLDELTRWWAEVVGRQLPQRVEHFWLPHTGTAGPVRSQVVLHRFTAPREAQDAIDWGLATADDAVDDGTDLILLSIPARPDDTAWQVAAAQVLGLDAVEAMGWPTPGMSDRTWIERVTRIRDGLKAVHGNRKDPLRLLQLLEHRELLAGTGLLLQAAARRTPAIIDGPIATTCALLAARLAPAARSWWLAADSGGAVLTRRMLEELRLVAVTDLGLDDGDGTGARLTLQLLETAVLRAQERNDDMEDDAPASDVAEPVAGAEEVGVIEALPAEATPVTEEALVTGRTQEPDAAAIDGADFVSALPDPDFDGGSAFEAIPGPDEQDPPGTVAPGTATSGLASSPDPARDAAHFDAPADGASPVSGVEPDTEAGTPNPPTTATTHSPSTPEAPRAVSHETLADESALPPGPHPGQASGDDRPTGTGERR from the coding sequence GTGCAGGTGGATGAACTCAACCGGATCGCGGCCCTCGTCACCACGCCCGACGGATCGTCGGGCGGTATGCGGGCCCGCCCCCGCAACGGCGTGCCCTCGCCGGGCGGTGACCGGCTCGACGAACTGACCCGGTGGTGGGCCGAAGTGGTCGGCCGGCAGCTCCCCCAACGGGTCGAGCACTTCTGGCTGCCCCACACCGGCACCGCCGGGCCGGTGCGCTCGCAGGTCGTGCTGCACCGCTTCACCGCACCCCGCGAGGCACAAGATGCCATCGACTGGGGCCTGGCCACCGCCGACGACGCCGTGGACGACGGCACCGACCTGATCCTGCTCAGCATCCCCGCCCGTCCGGACGACACCGCCTGGCAGGTCGCGGCGGCGCAGGTGCTCGGGCTGGACGCGGTCGAGGCGATGGGCTGGCCCACCCCCGGCATGAGTGACCGCACCTGGATCGAGCGGGTCACCCGGATCCGTGACGGCCTGAAGGCCGTGCACGGCAACCGTAAAGACCCGCTGCGCCTGCTCCAGCTCCTGGAGCACCGGGAACTTCTGGCCGGCACCGGTCTGCTGCTGCAGGCCGCCGCCCGCCGCACCCCCGCGATCATCGACGGCCCGATCGCCACCACGTGCGCCCTGCTCGCCGCCCGCCTCGCCCCCGCCGCCCGCAGCTGGTGGCTGGCCGCCGACTCCGGCGGCGCCGTGCTGACCCGCAGGATGCTCGAGGAGCTGCGTCTCGTCGCCGTCACCGACCTCGGTCTGGACGACGGCGACGGCACCGGCGCCCGGCTCACCCTCCAGCTCCTCGAGACCGCGGTCCTGCGGGCGCAGGAGCGCAACGACGACATGGAGGACGACGCCCCCGCTTCCGACGTCGCCGAACCGGTCGCCGGGGCCGAGGAAGTGGGCGTGATCGAGGCCCTGCCCGCAGAAGCGACCCCGGTCACCGAAGAAGCCCTGGTCACCGGCAGAACGCAGGAGCCGGACGCCGCGGCGATCGACGGCGCGGACTTCGTGAGTGCCCTGCCCGACCCGGACTTCGACGGCGGGTCCGCCTTCGAGGCGATCCCCGGGCCGGACGAGCAGGACCCGCCGGGCACCGTGGCTCCGGGCACCGCGACGTCAGGCCTTGCGTCCTCCCCCGATCCGGCACGGGACGCCGCGCACTTCGACGCACCGGCCGATGGCGCCAGTCCTGTCTCCGGCGTCGAGCCGGACACCGAGGCCGGCACCCCGAATCCCCCCACGACCGCCACCACCCATTCCCCCAGCACCCCCGAAGCCCCCCGCGCAGTGAGCCACGAGACGTTGGCCGACGAGTCCGCTCTACCCCCAGGCCCGCATCCGGGCCAGGCATCCGGCGACGACCGCCCCACCGGTACCGGCGAGCGGCGCTGA
- a CDS encoding bifunctional adenosylcobinamide kinase/adenosylcobinamide-phosphate guanylyltransferase, translated as MRLTLTGTGPAEGFPVPDCPCAVCARARRDGVTAEPARLVSSSGWEISVDGVVTVTGAHPAGGMIDTGLEEEDFPAAVPAVNSPDSPTGSGPQPVASPRHPVPRHPVSTLHELEPGRVLTLDGATPGTRFEALGEGVVLIRAADLTVVWAPQAGAIGDLTIDALAALSTGSPPTPPPADDLPADPRPTGPLSSDPLSAADLLPAADLLSADPQATGSLPTGPRSVNRPPDALILGPEPESSAPSGEMPSLGCARTIARLRARGVIGEHTRCLLVGFGHRETHPARLQACLPAWGAELAVAGTAPGLPHPQSSPLPRLGRVLVLGGSGSGKSAFAEQLLSAAPEVVYLATGPKPVRSGEETPSTGDGSSPTEHPEDDEWASRVRRHQERRPDWWSTLETIDVAGPLTGDGRAILLDSVGTWLSGVLDRCGAWDDRPGWKEQLDAETETLLRAWRERSGPLVAVSDEVGWSIVPSTESGRLFRDQLGRLNGKLAEASEDVHVIVAGRLLRAEA; from the coding sequence ATGCGGCTCACACTCACCGGAACCGGCCCGGCCGAGGGTTTCCCGGTGCCGGACTGCCCCTGCGCCGTGTGCGCGCGGGCCCGGCGCGACGGCGTCACGGCCGAACCGGCCCGCCTCGTCTCCTCCAGCGGGTGGGAGATATCGGTGGACGGTGTGGTCACGGTGACCGGTGCGCATCCCGCCGGCGGGATGATCGACACGGGTCTGGAAGAAGAAGACTTCCCGGCCGCAGTCCCCGCCGTGAACAGTCCGGACAGCCCGACCGGCTCCGGTCCGCAGCCGGTCGCCTCTCCCCGTCACCCCGTTCCCCGTCACCCGGTCAGCACCCTGCACGAACTCGAGCCCGGACGGGTCCTGACCCTCGACGGCGCCACACCCGGCACCCGCTTCGAGGCCCTGGGCGAGGGCGTCGTCCTGATCCGGGCGGCGGACCTGACCGTGGTCTGGGCGCCCCAGGCCGGCGCGATCGGCGACCTCACCATCGACGCGCTCGCAGCCCTGTCGACGGGTTCCCCGCCGACCCCTCCGCCGGCCGATGACCTACCTGCTGACCCGCGGCCGACGGGCCCGCTCTCATCCGACCCCCTGTCAGCAGCCGACCTTCTGCCAGCAGCCGACCTTCTGTCCGCCGACCCTCAGGCAACAGGGTCTCTGCCGACCGGCCCCCGGTCGGTGAACCGGCCACCGGACGCCCTGATCCTGGGTCCCGAACCGGAGTCCTCCGCCCCGTCCGGGGAGATGCCGTCGCTGGGCTGTGCCCGCACGATCGCCCGGTTGCGGGCCCGGGGCGTGATCGGCGAGCACACCCGCTGCCTGCTCGTCGGGTTCGGTCACCGGGAGACCCATCCGGCCCGGCTACAGGCCTGCCTTCCCGCCTGGGGGGCCGAACTGGCCGTCGCCGGAACCGCTCCCGGCCTCCCCCATCCGCAGAGCTCCCCGCTCCCGCGCCTCGGGCGCGTTCTGGTGCTCGGCGGGTCGGGGTCGGGCAAGTCCGCGTTCGCCGAGCAGCTCCTGTCCGCCGCCCCCGAGGTGGTCTACCTGGCCACCGGGCCGAAGCCCGTGAGATCCGGGGAGGAGACCCCCTCCACCGGCGACGGCTCGTCCCCCACCGAGCATCCCGAGGACGACGAGTGGGCCTCCCGGGTGCGCCGGCACCAGGAACGCCGCCCGGACTGGTGGAGCACGCTGGAGACCATCGACGTCGCCGGACCGCTGACCGGCGACGGCCGGGCGATCCTGCTGGACTCGGTGGGCACCTGGCTCAGCGGCGTCCTCGACCGCTGCGGCGCGTGGGACGACCGGCCGGGCTGGAAGGAACAGCTCGACGCCGAGACCGAGACCCTGCTCCGGGCCTGGCGCGAGCGGTCGGGGCCGCTGGTGGCCGTGTCCGACGAGGTGGGCTGGTCGATCGTGCCGTCGACGGAGTCGGGCCGGCTGTTCCGTGACCAGTTGGGGCGGCTCAACGGCAAGCTGGCCGAGGCCAGTGAAGACGTCCACGTCATCGTCGCCGGACGGTTGTTGCGAGCGGAGGCGTGA
- a CDS encoding aldo/keto reductase family protein, translating to MEYRYLGRSGLKISELTYGNWITHASQVGNDVATQCVRAALDVGITSFDTADTYANTAAEVVLGDALASERRESLEIFTKVYWPTGPKGANDGGLSRKHIMESINGSLRRLKTDYVDLYQAHRFDAETPLEETMLAFADVVRSGKALYIGVSEWTADQIRAGRVLADDLGIHLISNQPEYSMLWRVIEDEVVPTSRDLGVSQIVFSPLAQGILTGKYLPGQAPPAGSRATDTNGGADFISRWMKDDVLQRVQGLAPIAAEAGLSLAQLGVAWVLQNQNVASAIIGASRPEQVKENVSAVGVKLDADQLSRIDEVLGDIVNRDATWTSRRAPKGRPPVQPRV from the coding sequence ATGGAGTATCGGTATCTCGGCCGCAGTGGCCTGAAAATCAGTGAGCTGACGTACGGCAACTGGATCACCCACGCGTCCCAGGTGGGCAACGACGTGGCCACCCAGTGCGTGCGGGCCGCGCTCGACGTCGGCATCACCTCGTTCGACACCGCGGACACGTACGCGAACACCGCCGCCGAGGTCGTCCTCGGCGACGCCCTGGCCTCCGAGCGCCGCGAGAGCCTGGAGATCTTCACCAAGGTCTACTGGCCGACCGGGCCGAAGGGCGCCAACGACGGTGGGCTCTCGCGCAAGCACATCATGGAGTCGATCAACGGCTCCCTGCGCCGGCTGAAGACCGACTACGTCGATCTGTACCAGGCACACCGCTTCGACGCCGAGACCCCGCTCGAAGAGACCATGCTGGCGTTCGCCGACGTGGTGCGGTCGGGCAAGGCGCTCTACATCGGTGTCAGCGAGTGGACCGCCGACCAGATCCGCGCGGGCCGCGTGCTCGCCGACGACCTGGGCATCCACCTGATCTCGAACCAGCCGGAGTACTCGATGCTCTGGCGGGTCATCGAGGACGAGGTGGTGCCCACCAGTCGTGACCTGGGCGTTTCGCAGATCGTCTTCTCACCGCTGGCCCAGGGCATCCTGACCGGCAAGTACCTCCCCGGCCAGGCCCCGCCCGCCGGGTCCCGCGCGACCGACACCAACGGTGGCGCCGACTTCATCTCCCGCTGGATGAAAGACGACGTGCTGCAGCGGGTTCAGGGCCTGGCCCCGATCGCCGCGGAGGCCGGCCTGTCGCTGGCGCAGCTCGGTGTGGCGTGGGTGCTGCAGAACCAGAACGTCGCCTCCGCCATCATCGGTGCCTCGCGGCCCGAGCAGGTGAAGGAGAACGTCAGCGCGGTCGGGGTGAAGCTCGACGCAGACCAGCTCTCCCGCATCGACGAGGTGCTCGGCGACATCGTCAATCGCGACGCCACCTGGACCAGCCGGCGCGCACCGAAGGGCCGGCCGCCGGTGCAGCCGCGCGTCTGA
- a CDS encoding DUF3043 domain-containing protein, which yields MFGRDKTAAPEEPQADQVVKAGGKGRPTPSRRESEARNRRPLIGTPPAPKGATRAERKAARQARSAASREERFKAREAMNRGDERYMPARDKGPARRYVRDYIDARRNIGEYFLPIALFSLVLGMVNVIALRTFGIVLLYGFVLIVAIDSYLLRRRIQKLVDTKFEGRTGVGAPGAGTYGMMRALQFRRGRMPKPMVARGEFPS from the coding sequence GTGTTCGGACGTGACAAGACCGCCGCTCCTGAGGAGCCCCAGGCCGATCAGGTGGTCAAGGCGGGGGGCAAAGGCCGCCCCACCCCCAGCCGCCGTGAGTCGGAGGCGCGCAACCGGCGTCCCCTGATCGGTACGCCGCCGGCCCCGAAGGGGGCCACCCGGGCCGAGCGCAAGGCTGCCCGGCAGGCGCGCTCCGCCGCCTCCCGCGAGGAGCGCTTCAAGGCCCGCGAGGCGATGAACCGCGGCGACGAGCGCTACATGCCGGCTCGGGACAAGGGCCCGGCCCGCCGTTACGTGCGCGACTACATCGACGCCCGCCGCAACATCGGCGAGTACTTCCTGCCGATCGCGCTGTTCTCCCTGGTGCTCGGCATGGTGAACGTGATCGCACTGCGGACGTTCGGGATCGTGTTGCTCTACGGCTTCGTGCTGATCGTGGCCATCGACTCATACCTGCTGCGCCGACGCATCCAGAAGCTCGTCGACACCAAGTTCGAGGGTCGTACCGGTGTCGGAGCGCCCGGGGCCGGCACCTACGGCATGATGCGCGCTCTGCAGTTCCGCCGGGGCCGCATGCCCAAGCCGATGGTCGCGCGGGGCGAGTTCCCCTCCTGA
- a CDS encoding TetR/AcrR family transcriptional regulator: protein MPVIQRRAQDTRSALLHAARQVFADVGYSDASVAEVVSRAGSSVGSMYHHFGGKADLYTALYDGFQTRQDARADGAVREAMAEGEWDPVALMAAGSRAFLQGAWAERDLARLFLTGDGPPGFDEVLRNGFTGWAQRGGAGLRSADGRPLNQAHLLVIGSVIAAGAREVTNQADSLAAAAFTEDLVGMLDRLCQPAGHRERDLAEQPG from the coding sequence ATGCCGGTCATTCAGCGGCGTGCCCAGGACACCCGCTCAGCGTTGCTGCACGCCGCTCGGCAGGTGTTCGCCGACGTGGGGTACAGCGATGCGAGCGTTGCCGAGGTGGTGTCGCGGGCCGGGTCCAGTGTGGGCAGCATGTACCACCACTTCGGTGGTAAAGCCGATCTGTACACCGCGCTCTACGACGGTTTCCAGACCAGGCAGGACGCCCGTGCCGACGGCGCGGTGCGTGAGGCCATGGCGGAGGGCGAGTGGGACCCGGTCGCCCTGATGGCCGCCGGTTCCCGGGCGTTCCTCCAGGGAGCCTGGGCCGAGCGGGATCTGGCCCGGTTGTTCCTCACCGGCGATGGTCCGCCCGGGTTCGACGAGGTGCTGCGCAACGGCTTCACCGGCTGGGCGCAGCGCGGCGGAGCCGGCCTGAGGTCGGCCGACGGCCGACCGCTGAACCAGGCTCATCTGCTGGTCATCGGCTCGGTCATCGCGGCCGGGGCCCGGGAGGTCACCAACCAGGCCGACTCGCTCGCGGCGGCCGCCTTCACCGAAGATCTCGTGGGCATGCTCGACCGGCTCTGTCAGCCGGCCGGCCACCGCGAGCGTGACCTGGCCGAACAGCCGGGCTGA